Genomic window (Melioribacteraceae bacterium):
GGAGAAATTATGCCAATAATAGAAGAAGTAATTGATGATATCTTAATTGAAATTGTTAATATGGAACGTGCTACACTTGTAGAAGCTGATGACTTTAAAGCAAGAATCTCTCATAGGATTGATCAAGGTTACAAAAAAGTTATTATTGATCTCTCCAACGTAGATTTTGTTGATTCTTCTTTTTTGGGCGTTATAGTTAATACGCTAAAAAGAGTTGCAAAAATGGGAGGGGATTTAAAACTGGTTGGATTTAGACCGGCCGTGAGAGCGATGTTTGAATTAACAAGACTCTTCCGGGTGTTTGAATCATTTACTGATTTGCAAGACGCAATTAAAAGTTTTCATAATTAAAAATTATTTAGGGAATTTACTGTGGAACAAGATAACGCCAATAAGTTAACTGGTACTATTTTATTGGTTGAAGATGAAGTAAATATTGCAAAACTATTCACATATAATCTTACAAAAGCAGGTTTTAAAGTTGAGCATTCTTTAAATGGCAAAGAAGCCCTGGCCGTAGTTTATAACATTCGTCCCGATATTATTATTAGCGATGTAATGATGCCCGTAATGGATGGTTATGAATTTCGACGAAAATTACTTGAGGAGCCCGAATTAAAAAAAATCCCCTTTGTCTTTCTAACCGCTAAAGGGGAAGATGATGATATATTACAGGGATATGATATGGAGATTGAGGATTATATCATCAAAACCTCAAGCCCCAAAATAGTAATAGCTAAAGTTTCCGCCATACTTAAGACACTCGAAAAAGAGAGAACAAAAATTGTGGGAGAAGTTCAAAAAGCAGCCGATACAATGGGCGCAAAGGTTGTGCCGGATGAATTTCCAACATTTGATGGATTCAAAATTAAACATTGGCATCTACCTTATAAAAATATTCCCGGCGGCGATTTTATTGACTACTTCAAAATTGATGATGATAATCTTGCTGTAATTCTTGGTGATGTTATGGGTAAGCGATGGGGCGCCTGGTATTTTGCTGTTGCGTATGCCGGATACGTTAGAAGCGCAACGAGATTTGTATTGGAGTCAACAACAGATTTTAAACCCAGCGAAATTCTGCAAAAAGCAAATGAGTCAGTCTTTAAAGATGAAAGAATTTCTGAAGTATTCGTTACTCTTTCAATAATTATATTAAATAACAAAACCAAAACCGCTCGCTATTCGGGCGCAGGTGATCTTCCATTATTTTTTAGATCGGTTGACGGAAAAGCCGATAAATTTATTTCCGAGGGCACTCTGCTTGGCTTTAGTCATCAAGGCGATTACAATGATATTGAATTAAAACTTAATTCTGGCGATGAATTATTCCTAGTTACAGATGGAATAATTGAAGCGCGGAATAAAGCCGGTGAGCTTTACGAGCAGGAAAGATTTCTAAATTTTCTTCAAAGTATAAACCCACAAGAAGATTGCGTTGAACAAATTAAAAAAGAAATATTTGATTATACCGGCGGTGAAATGGATGATGATATAAGTGTAATCGGAATTAAATCAATCTAATCTTTATTAAAAATTGATCCGGTTTTTATTTTAAGAAATTCGAATCTTTCTTTATCAATGGTAATTTGATTATAAATACTAACAATATCTTCCTTTGTAATTTTATCAAAATCTTCCCTTCGCGGAAGTATTAGCAATCCACACATATCAATATAGGCCGGACTTATAACA
Coding sequences:
- a CDS encoding STAS domain-containing protein, translated to MPIIEEVIDDILIEIVNMERATLVEADDFKARISHRIDQGYKKVIIDLSNVDFVDSSFLGVIVNTLKRVAKMGGDLKLVGFRPAVRAMFELTRLFRVFESFTDLQDAIKSFHN
- a CDS encoding SpoIIE family protein phosphatase; amino-acid sequence: MLLVEDEVNIAKLFTYNLTKAGFKVEHSLNGKEALAVVYNIRPDIIISDVMMPVMDGYEFRRKLLEEPELKKIPFVFLTAKGEDDDILQGYDMEIEDYIIKTSSPKIVIAKVSAILKTLEKERTKIVGEVQKAADTMGAKVVPDEFPTFDGFKIKHWHLPYKNIPGGDFIDYFKIDDDNLAVILGDVMGKRWGAWYFAVAYAGYVRSATRFVLESTTDFKPSEILQKANESVFKDERISEVFVTLSIIILNNKTKTARYSGAGDLPLFFRSVDGKADKFISEGTLLGFSHQGDYNDIELKLNSGDELFLVTDGIIEARNKAGELYEQERFLNFLQSINPQEDCVEQIKKEIFDYTGGEMDDDISVIGIKSI